In the genome of Arthrobacter sp. D5-1, one region contains:
- a CDS encoding MBL fold metallo-hydrolase, with product MLIERIYDEDLAQASYLIGCQANGTAVVVDGRRDIAVYQELAEKNGMKIIAVTETHIHADYLSGTRELAAATGAKIYVSGEGGPDWQYEFDGERLYDGDTITIGNISIKALHTPGHTPEHLSFLVTDGAFSDQPGYLLSGDFVFSGDLGRPDLLDEAAGGIDTRFEGAKQLFASLRDKFLTLPDYVQVHPAHGAGSACGKALGAIPSSTVGYERLYAWWGPYLAANDEQGFITELLDGQPDAHAYFGRMKRENREGPAVIGERAPLKELDTADVAKDLAANKVTFIDTRPNSEVHEGTVARSLNVPAGKSVASYGAWVVNPETDKNPLVLLAADQEQAMDMWDHLVRVGIDNVAGYVTSIEGLPMTTPKLIQPEELQGFDAAMVVDVRNRSEHIAGNIPGSYQLSGGRVMWHLDKLPAEGTIVTYCQSGVRNSVAASALRRAGYDVVELDGSYAAWDAFQQTRQNAVSAK from the coding sequence ATGCTTATCGAGCGCATTTACGATGAAGACCTCGCCCAGGCCAGCTACCTGATTGGCTGCCAGGCCAACGGCACCGCCGTTGTTGTGGACGGCCGCCGCGACATCGCGGTCTACCAGGAGCTGGCGGAGAAGAACGGCATGAAGATCATCGCCGTCACCGAAACCCACATCCACGCCGACTACCTCTCCGGCACCCGCGAACTCGCCGCCGCCACCGGCGCGAAGATCTACGTCTCCGGCGAGGGCGGGCCGGACTGGCAGTACGAATTCGACGGCGAACGCCTCTACGACGGCGACACAATCACCATCGGCAACATCAGCATCAAGGCCCTCCACACCCCGGGCCACACCCCCGAGCACCTGTCCTTCCTGGTCACCGACGGCGCGTTCAGCGACCAGCCCGGTTACCTGCTCTCGGGTGACTTCGTCTTCTCCGGAGACCTTGGCCGGCCGGACCTGCTGGACGAGGCAGCCGGCGGCATCGACACCCGCTTCGAGGGCGCCAAGCAGCTCTTCGCCAGCCTGCGGGATAAGTTCCTCACCCTGCCGGACTACGTCCAGGTCCACCCCGCCCACGGCGCAGGCAGTGCCTGCGGCAAGGCACTCGGCGCCATCCCCTCCTCCACAGTCGGCTACGAACGCCTCTACGCCTGGTGGGGCCCCTACCTCGCCGCCAACGACGAGCAGGGCTTCATTACCGAACTCCTCGACGGCCAGCCCGACGCCCACGCCTACTTCGGCCGGATGAAGCGCGAAAATCGGGAAGGCCCCGCCGTCATTGGAGAACGCGCTCCGCTCAAGGAACTGGACACCGCCGACGTCGCAAAGGACCTGGCGGCGAACAAAGTCACGTTCATCGACACCCGCCCCAACAGCGAGGTCCATGAAGGCACGGTAGCCCGTTCCCTGAACGTACCGGCCGGGAAGTCTGTGGCCAGCTACGGCGCCTGGGTAGTGAACCCCGAGACCGACAAGAACCCGCTGGTGCTGCTCGCAGCAGATCAGGAACAGGCCATGGACATGTGGGACCACCTGGTACGGGTCGGCATCGACAACGTCGCCGGTTACGTCACCAGCATCGAAGGGCTCCCCATGACCACCCCGAAGCTGATCCAGCCGGAAGAGCTGCAGGGCTTTGACGCCGCCATGGTCGTGGACGTCCGCAACCGCAGCGAACACATCGCCGGGAACATCCCCGGCTCCTACCAGCTCAGCGGCGGACGTGTCATGTGGCACCTGGACAAGCTTCCCGCCGAGGGCACCATCGTGACCTACTGCCAGTCCGGCGTCCGGAACTCGGTCGCGGCAAGCGCCCTGCGCCGGGCCGGGTACGACGTCGTCGAACTCGACGGCAGCTACGCAGCCTGGGACGCCTTCCAGCAGACCCGACAGAACGCCGTCTCAGCAAAGTAA